A single region of the Podospora pseudopauciseta strain CBS 411.78 chromosome 1, whole genome shotgun sequence genome encodes:
- a CDS encoding hypothetical protein (EggNog:ENOG503NZUF; CAZy:GH76; COG:G) produces the protein MRLLQTAVVALASAANAAATVKLQPDPLLNLSSTSPQVTIQGASRPDTQLFADLCASINVMQNHYFENWIGTWPDAIDWTRAVMGTHIAGALRTITEDFELARSQPNIVIPPLANFIGRYFGELIAFYFGQDVFSLRGEAFDDMLWVVLGWLETIQFIDELGDGRWHGERWTPAFAHRARIFWELSSKGWDQKLCGGGMLWNPRLSPYKNAITNELWIAASIGMYLHFPGDENTSPWEEMMVRPGLDKRDLGKRDWPPHDPMFFRTAQLGYEWLESSGMINHQGLYADGFHISGYSEGSNNTECDERDEMVYTYNQGVILSGQLGLFVATGSEEYLNSGHKLIKDVIWATGWDLERARPVANLDDYHANLLPSWKGLGRAGVLEEACDIFGTCSQDAQTFKGIWMHHFTTFCSPNSLDKIMPSAGSRMSQQGLVRIRTKHFAECKKYVPWLRHNAVAALGTRDEHGKFGMWWTIGLFPWEQGLKMSWDDFEKLHVLPPDHGEDDYRNRGVPHNEVWMMTNPNITLPVEAEKEGLPAVAGVSMERQKAVYMQMGKEDMKKREPRTSGPSKELWNNDPNTRGRGRTVETQGGAVALLRALWVVSKHTY, from the coding sequence ATGAGGCTTCTCCAAACAGCAGTCGTCGCCCTGGCGTCGGCTGCCAACGCAGCAGCCACCGTCAAACTCCAACCtgaccccctcctcaacctctcctccacatccccccaAGTGACGATACAAGGAGCAAGCCGACCTGACACCCAGCTCTTTGCTGACCTCTGCGCCTCTATAAACGTCATGCAAAACCATTACTTCGAAAACTGGATTGGCACCTGGCCCGACGCCATCGACTGGACTAGAGCCGTGATGGGCACCCACATCGCGGGAGCTCTGCGGACCATAACCGAGGACTTTGAGCTGGCCAGATCCCAGCCTAATATCGTCATCCCCCCCCTGGCCAACTTTATCGGCCGGTATTTTGGCGAACTGATTGCCTTTTATTTTGGGCAGGACGTCTTCTCCCTGCGCGGGGAGGCGTTCGACGACATGCTCTGGGTTGTGCTGGGCTGGTTGGAAACGATACAGTTCATTGACGAGCTGGGAGACGGGAGGTGGcatggggagaggtggacGCCGGCGTTTGCCCACAGGGCAAGGATATTCTGGGAGCTTTCGAGCAAAGGGTGGGATCAGAAGCTGTGCGGGGGAGGGATGCTGTGGAATCCGAGGTTGAGTCCGTACAAGAatgccatcaccaacgagCTTTGGATTGCGGCGAGTATTGGGATGTATCTCCATTTCCCGGGGGATGAGAATACAAGTCcgtgggaggagatgatggtgagaCCTGGGCTTGATAAAAGGGACTTGGGCAAGAGAGACTGGCCTCCGCATGATCCCATGTTTTTCAGGACAGCGCAGCTGGGGTATGAGTGGTTGGAGTCGTCTGGGATGATTAACCACCAGGGCTTGTATGCGGATGGTTTTCACATTTCGGGGTACAGCGAGGGGAGCAACAATACCGAGTGTGACGAGAGGGACGAGATGGTGTATACGTACAACCAGGGTGTGATTTTGTCGGGTCagttggggttgtttgttgCTACTGGCAGTGAGGAGTACCTCAATTCTGGACACAAGCTCATCAAGGACGTGATTTGGGCTACAGGTTGGGATCTAGAGAGGGCCAGACCTGTGGCTAATCTGGATGATTATCACGCCAACTTGCTTCCAAGCTGGAAGGGTCTTGGTCGAGCGGGTGTGCTGGAGGAAGCCTGTGATATTTTTGGAACTTGCTCGCAAGACGCCCAGACATTCAAGGGTATCTGGATGCATCACTTTACCACATTTTGCTCGCCAAATTCTCTCGACAAGATCATGCCTAGTGCTGGGTCTAGGATGAGTCAACAGGGCCTTGTACGGATCAGGACGAAGCACTTTGCCGAGTGCAAGAAGTATGTGCCCTGGTTGAGACATaatgctgttgctgctctaGGCACACGAGACGAGCATGGGAAATTCGGGATGTGGTGGACGATTGGGCTATTTCCATGGGAGCAGGGGCTGAAGATGAGCTGGGATGATTTTGAGAAACTTCACGTCCTACCGCCGGACCACGGGGAGGATGATTATCGGAATCGTGGGGTACCCCACAATGAGgtttggatgatgacgaaCCCCAATATCACGTTGCCGgttgaggctgagaaggaggggctacctgctgttgctggcgtGTCAATGGAGAGGCAAAAGGCGGTTTATATGCAGATGGGCAAGGAGGAcatgaagaagagagagccCCGGACGTCAGGTCCGTCGAAGGAGCTGTGGAACAATGATCCGAATACCCGTGGACGGGGGAGGACGGTCGAGACGCAGGGTGGTGCGGTGGCGCTGTTGAGGGCGTTGTGGGTTGTTTCTAAGCATACATATTAG
- a CDS encoding hypothetical protein (BUSCO:EOG09263QPR; COG:O; EggNog:ENOG503NXAW), producing the protein MASEKPKLEALEEEYAKINKLPRLTKAVEHVDKIIELLSAAREQVASAPESHTAITITKLQNPVKSAFEAVNDGLKGAAAANKKMGKALDKSFPLKPLPTDHDAMADHMSLINRAIAMHLLREGQFKVASTFIDEVQSTTKRENPEYLDERMDDGNYDEAASTTSSEAYDLSSLHSQELQESFAGMYYILQELKARNLMPAITWARKNSVELEARGSNLEFELSRLQFVWLFKGPSVNGLPDDENNGQRGALQYARSNFGRFQARHLNEINQLACSMAFAPNIAESPYRQLFAIDTAFSDVASSFTREFCSLLGLSAESPLYLAATAGALALPQLMKYTQKTLAKGTEWTTSNEMAFETPLPESMLYHSIFVCPVSKEQTTDANPPMMIPCGHVLAKETLQKLCKGARFKCPYCPSEGILKDARQIIL; encoded by the exons ATGGCGTCTGAGAAGCCCAAGCTGGAGGCGCTCGAAGAAGAATATGCAAAGATCAACAAACTCCCTAGACTCACGAAAGCGGTGGAGCATGTCGACAAGATCATCGAGTTGCTCAGTGCTGCTCGTGAGCAGGTAGCTTCAG CTCCCGAATCCCATacagccatcaccatcacaaaaCTTCAGAATCCCGTGAAGAGCGCATTCGAGGCAGTAAACGATGGGCTTAAAGGGGCAGCTGCCGCCAATAAGAAGATGGGAAAGGCTCTGGATAAGTCCTTTCCTCTGAAGCCTCTCCCAACAGACCACGATGCCATGGCAGACCACATGTCTCTGATAAACAGGGCAATCGCCATGCACTTGCTTAGAGAAGGCCAGTTTAAAGTGGCGTCGACGTTCATCGATGAGGTTCAGTCAACGACGAAGCGAGAGAATCCGGAATATTTAGACGAGCGTATGGACGACGGCAACTACGACGAAGCTGCGTCGACAACGTCGAGCGAGGCCTACGACCTTTCATCCCTCCACTCACAAGAGCTTCAAGAGAGCTTTGCCGGGATGTACTACATTTTACAAGAGCTAAAAGCTAGGAACCTGATGCCTGCTATCACGTGGGCGAGGAAAAACTCGGTCGAGCTGGAGGCACGAGGGAGCAATCTTGAGTTTGAACTAAGCAGGCTGCAGTTTGTTTGGCTGTTCAAAGGGCCTTCCGTCAACGGACTACCCGATGACGAGAACAATGGCCAGCGGGGTGCTCTCCAGTATGCTCGGTCAAACTTTGGCCGTTTCCAAGCACGCCATCTCAACGAGATCAACCAGCTGGCATGCTCCATGGCATTTGCGCCCAACATCGCCGAGTCCCCGTACAGACAACTGTTTGCGATCGATACTGCCTTCAGTGATGTTGCTTCCTCATTTACCCGCGAGTTCTGCAGTCTGTTGGGCCTCTCGGCCGAGTCGCCACTCTACCTAGCCGCCACCGCAGGCGCGTTGGCTCTCCCACAGCTGATGAAGTACACGCAAAAGACTCTCGCCAAGGGTACAGAATGGACAACCTCCAACGAGATGGCCTTTGAGACACCGCTTCCCGAGAGTATGCTCTACCACAGTATTTTTGTCTGTCCAGTCTCGAAGGAACAAACGACAGACGCCAACCCACCCATGATGATACCCTGCGGACACGTTTTGGCCAAGGAGACGCTTCAGAAGCTGTGTAAGGGGGCCAGGTTCAAGTGTCCATACTGTCCGTCGGAAGGTATACTGAAGGACGCGCGGCAAATCATTCTCTAG
- the ADK2 gene encoding Adenylate kinase 2 (COG:F; EggNog:ENOG503NVM0), producing the protein MMRLRKAARVILVGAPGVGKGTQSERLLQRFPQLSSISSGDLLRHNVKQRTPLGIKVESTMKAGLLVPDDLILRLINNELNQRGWLYSSHPAGNVMTLASCAAETQSFSNDADMAAFISHPAHARGGYGSPSEDPSASFLLDGFPRTATQAERLDETIPINMVVSLKTPLAVIMERISGRWVHEASGRVYNTTFNPPKVAGVDDVTGEPLVRRADDSEEVYRQRWKKFEETSEPLLEHYARKGVLWEVSGMSSDEITPKLMREFERRFAE; encoded by the exons ATGATGCGCCTCCGAAAGGCTGCCCGAGTTATCCTTGTAGGCGCCCCGGGAGTGGGAAAGGGGACGCAGTCTGAGCGGCTGTTGCAGCGGTTTCCTCAGCTGTCATCCATCTCCTCTGGGGATCTTCTCAGGCACAATGTCAAGCAGCGGACACCTCTGG GCATCAAGGTCGAGAGTACGATGAAGGCCGGACTTTTGGTTCCCGATGACCTTATCCTTCGGTTGATCAATAACGAGCTCAACCAGCGCGGGTGGTTGTACTCGAGCCACCCCGCCGGCAACGTCATGACGCTCGCTTCCTGTGCCGCCGAGACGCAGTCCTTCAGCAATGATGCCGACATGGCTGCCTTCATTTCGCACCCAGCGCATGCTCGTGGTGGTTACGGCTCACCTTCAGAAGATCCCTCGGCTTCGTTTCTTCTCGATGGGTTCCCTCGTACCGCGACACAGGCTGAACGGCTCGACGAGACAATTCCCATTAACATGGTTGTGTCACTGAAGACGCCGCTGGCGGTCATTATGGAGCGCATCTCTGGGAGATGGGTGCATGAGGCTTCGGGCAGGGTTTACAACACTACTTTCAACCCACCCAAGGTTGCTGGTGTCGATGATGTCACTGGAGAGCCGTTGGTCCGCAGAGCAGACGACAGCGAGGAGGTCTACCGCCAACGATGGAAGAAGTTTGAGGAGACGAGCGAGCCATTGTTGGAACACTACGCTCGCAAGGGTGTGCTGTGGGAGGTGTCGGGAATGAGCAGCGACGAGATCACCCCCAAGCTCATGCGTGAGTTTGAGCGTCGCTTTGCTGAATGA